The Caloramator mitchellensis DNA segment TCTTCAAGTTTTTTATCAAGTTCTATTAGTTTATGGCTTCTATTTTCTTTTATGCTCTCTTTAACCTGTTCCTTCATTTCGGCAGCCTTTGTCCCTCTTCTTGGACTGTATTTAAATATGTGCATCTTTGATAGATTAATTTTGCTTAAAAATTCATAGGTCTTTGCAAATTCATCATCAGTCTCTCCTGGAAATCCCACGATTATATCGGTTGTTATAGACACATCCTCGAACGTTTTTCTTAAGTTTTCAACTACAATCTTATATTCTTCAGTTGTATAATGCCTGTTCATCCTCTTTAAAGTTTCATCGCAGCCGCTCTGAAGGGAGAGATGAAAGTGAGGACAAAATTTCTCAATATTTTTCAGCCTGTTTATTTTATCCTCCGAAAAGAACGTAGGGTCAACAGAGCCAATTCTAATCCTTTCTATTCCATCAACCTTTTGAATCATCTCAATTACATCTACAAGGTCTATATCCTTTAAGTCCTTCCCATATGATGCAACATGGATTCCCGAAAGTATTATTTCCTTGTAGCCATTTGAGGCTAATTTTTCAACTTCCTTTAGTATATTTTCAGGCTTTCTGCTTCTTACAGGCCCTCTTGCAAAAGGAATCAAGCAATATGAGCAAAACCTGTCGCAGCCATCCTGAATCTTTAAAAATGCCCTGGTTTTGTCTTGATATTCATCTATCTCAAGCTCCTCAAACTGTCTTATGCTCATTACATTTTCAACGTGTTTAATTTTTCTCTTATTTCTTTCAAACTCTTCAACAAGCTCAATTATCTTGCCCTTATCCTTTGTTCCAATTATAAT contains these protein-coding regions:
- the mtaB gene encoding tRNA (N(6)-L-threonylcarbamoyladenosine(37)-C(2))-methylthiotransferase MtaB encodes the protein MKKVAFYTLGCRVNTYETEAIAETFIKHDYELVEFDEFADVYVVNTCTVTNIGDKKSRQMLRRAKRINPESCVVAVGCYVQVAPEEVEKLEDVDIIIGTKDKGKIIELVEEFERNKRKIKHVENVMSIRQFEELEIDEYQDKTRAFLKIQDGCDRFCSYCLIPFARGPVRSRKPENILKEVEKLASNGYKEIILSGIHVASYGKDLKDIDLVDVIEMIQKVDGIERIRIGSVDPTFFSEDKINRLKNIEKFCPHFHLSLQSGCDETLKRMNRHYTTEEYKIVVENLRKTFEDVSITTDIIVGFPGETDDEFAKTYEFLSKINLSKMHIFKYSPRRGTKAAEMKEQVKESIKENRSHKLIELDKKLEEEFINKFIGKTMDVLFEEYNDGYYWGYTKNYIRVGTSFNKDLSGQIFNVKILESRENKAIGRVEMEVK